In Peromyscus eremicus chromosome 2, PerEre_H2_v1, whole genome shotgun sequence, a single genomic region encodes these proteins:
- the Med8 gene encoding mediator of RNA polymerase II transcription subunit 8, with amino-acid sequence MQREEKQLEASLDALLNQVADLKTSLGSFIYKLENEYDRLTWPSVLDSFALLSGQLNTLNKVLKHEKTPLFRNQVIIPLVLSPDRDEDLMRQTEGRVPVFSHEVVPDHLRTKPDPEVEEQEKQLTTDAARIGADAAQKQIQSLNKMCSNLLEKISKEERESESGGLRSNKQTFNPADTNALVAAVAFGKGLSNWRPSGSSGPGQPGQPGAGTILAGTSGLQQVQMAGAPNQPQTMLSGVQMAQAGQPGKMPSGIKTNIKSASLHPYQR; translated from the exons AGGGAGGAGAAGCAGCTTGAGGCGTCATTAGATGCCCTGCTGAATCAAGTGGCTGATCTGAAGACTTCGCTGGGGAGTTTCATTTACAAGTTGGAAAACGAGTACGACCGGCTGACCTG GCCTTCTGTCCTAGACAGCTTTGCACTGCTGTCTGGACAGTTGAACACTCTGAACAAGGTCTTAAAGCATGAGAAGACACCACTGTTCCGTAACCAGGTCATCATCCCCCTGGTGCTGTCCCCAGATCGAGATGAAGACCTCATG CGTCAGACTGAAGGACGAGTGCCTGTTTTCAGCCATGAGGTTGTCCCTGACCATTTGAGAACCAAGCCTGACCCTGAGGTTGAAGAGCAAGAGAAGCAGCTGACAACAGATGCTGCCAGAATTGGTGCTGATGCAGCTCAG AAGCAGATCCAGAGCTTGAATAAAATGTGCTCAAACCTTTTGGAGAAAATCAGCAAAGAGGAACGAGAGTCAGAGAGTGGAG gtCTCCGGTCAAACAAGCAGACTTTCAACCCTGCAGACACTAATGCTTTAGTGGCAGCTGTTGCCTTTGGGAAGGGGCTGTCTAATTGGAGACCTTCAGGTAGCAGTGGTCCTGGCCAACCTGGCCAGCCAGGAGCTGGTACTATCCTTGCAGGAACCTCAGGATTACAGCAAGTTCAGATGGCAGGTGCTCCAAACCAGCCGCAGACAATGCTCAGTGGAGTCCAGATGGCTCAAGCAGGTCAACCAG GGAAAATGCCAAGTGGAATAAAAACCAACATCAAGTCAGCTTCACTGCATCCCTACCAGCGGTGA